In the genome of Segatella copri, one region contains:
- the dapF gene encoding diaminopimelate epimerase, with translation MKETVHFTKMQGAGNDYIYVDTQLYDIPDPEKAAIAWSAYHTGIGSDGLVLIGKPQDGRRADYSMRIFNADGSEAMMCGNASRCIGKYLYEKGLTRKETIRLETLSGIKILKLHLQDNKKVVDSVTVDMLKPRLENPEQFIGPSVLEADGRIFEGTYVCMGNPHFVTFVDDIDSIDIAHYGKILERDQAFPQRCNIEFAQVTDSDIIRTRVWERGSGITMACGTGACATAVAAALTKRAGRKSSIVMDGGTLHIEYSEADDHVYMTGPAAFAFEGEIEIPE, from the coding sequence ATGAAAGAAACAGTTCATTTCACAAAAATGCAGGGTGCTGGAAATGACTACATTTATGTAGATACCCAGCTGTACGACATCCCCGACCCAGAAAAGGCTGCCATAGCCTGGAGTGCTTATCACACAGGCATTGGAAGCGATGGACTGGTTCTCATCGGAAAACCGCAGGATGGCAGAAGAGCAGACTACTCGATGCGCATCTTCAACGCCGATGGTTCAGAAGCGATGATGTGCGGCAACGCTAGCCGATGCATCGGAAAGTACCTTTATGAAAAAGGACTAACTCGAAAGGAAACCATCCGACTGGAAACGCTATCGGGCATCAAAATCTTGAAATTGCATCTTCAGGATAACAAGAAAGTTGTGGATTCAGTAACAGTGGATATGCTGAAACCAAGATTGGAAAATCCAGAGCAGTTTATCGGTCCTTCTGTACTCGAAGCCGACGGAAGAATCTTCGAAGGCACTTACGTTTGCATGGGCAATCCACATTTCGTTACCTTCGTTGATGACATCGACTCCATCGACATTGCCCATTACGGCAAGATACTGGAAAGAGACCAGGCTTTTCCGCAGCGCTGCAACATCGAATTCGCGCAGGTTACTGATTCTGACATCATAAGAACACGAGTTTGGGAAAGGGGAAGCGGAATTACAATGGCCTGTGGAACAGGAGCCTGTGCCACTGCCGTAGCCGCAGCCCTGACCAAGCGTGCTGGCAGAAAAAGCAGTATCGTAATGGATGGCGGAACGCTCCACATTGAATACAGCGAGGCAGACGACCATGTATACATGACGGGACCTGCCGCCTTCGCCTTTGAAGGAGAAATTGAGATTCCAGAATAA
- a CDS encoding P-II family nitrogen regulator yields MKKIEAIIRKSRFEDVKKALLAADIEWFSYYNVRGEGKMRQARIYRGVMYDTSSIERVLLNIVVRDKNVEPTIAAIQGAAQTGEVGDGRIFVIPVLDTVRIRTGERGDIALYNAEKEE; encoded by the coding sequence ATGAAGAAGATTGAGGCAATTATCCGTAAGTCTAGATTCGAGGATGTCAAGAAGGCACTTTTAGCTGCCGACATCGAGTGGTTCTCTTATTATAATGTAAGGGGTGAGGGAAAGATGCGCCAGGCACGCATTTATCGTGGCGTGATGTACGATACGAGCAGTATAGAGCGTGTGCTCCTGAACATCGTGGTTCGCGACAAGAACGTGGAGCCAACCATCGCAGCCATCCAGGGAGCTGCCCAGACAGGCGAGGTAGGAGATGGCAGAATCTTCGTGATTCCGGTGCTGGATACCGTTAGAATCAGAACTGGCGAGCGAGGCGATATCGCATTGTATAACGCTGAGAAAGAGGAATAA